tttttttacatcacTACAATAGGCATATTCGACTTGTAATTGTTTTAATAGGATTGTAATAgcttttagttttggttattagaTAGTCATAgggaggaagctatggtacacagaaTGTATCGTATGTATTTAGTTTAGCTTGAGAAATCAAGTTTGTCTAGTTGGTTGTCTCATTCCTCTCCTCATTGGTAATCTGAGTTCGAATCCCACGGAGAGGTGGTTTGGATTTCGGGGCTATGGATAGACTTTGAACTTCCCATTGACTAATAAACTAACATTCCACTAACCCCTGCTTtatgacccaaaaaaatatatctaaTTCAGGTTGAATTTGTGGTTGCGTGATTCTTTGGTGCCCCTACTTACCATACAATATCTTTTTCCGAAGAAGATATCGAGACTTTTgacttttttcatctttagctattttttatcaatgtttatttttttattttttactttttgaattatataGCATATCTCTAGTTTATAAGtgtttttatattaaaatataaaaatattgacTGAAGACGCCAAAATACGCCAACTGGTACAACCATTTAATTTCAAAACTGATAACCAAACCCGGTGGCCAGTGAATAGTTGGACAACTTGGATGAGCCCATGGGCCGCATGACATTGTAACATGTCCAAGCCCAATAAAATATCTTAACTCGGACCAATGCACAGTTCGGAATTTTGACCATTGTTTACATATCTTAACAAGGCCCGttttatttaaaatgacggCCCGGTTTTATATTCGGTTGACTtaataaggccccgttccagaacagaaaaaaattccttattttttaagaaggcaatttcaaactcaaaaattatgggcttgttgaaatctaaaaatatgcaatatggatcttatttgaaatatctcattgagatcttttatacgatgcaaaaaaaattaaaaaattatttttcatttatattatttttgagtttgaaaatgtgaaataaactgcttattttttaagaaggtttctgaaacggagcctaagtcaCGTggcttttcttttaattaaaaaaaaattttaaatcgcatttgttgattttgcatcattttttttttgaaattattgattcgtcttaacgaaataaatcaaaaaagtaaaaaatttatgaaagaaCCTCAAAATTATAAAATCGAAAAAGTCACATAATAATTGTGAGAATGTATAACCGCGAGCATAAAAGCATTTTTAAAAACATCCAAAACTACTTAAATTTGCAAAAACGACAATTAAGAGCGCCAATGCAAATTGAGTGTTGAGAGCATGAACTAAAGATTATACTAAAAGATTACGTGACTATGCAAATTCCTACAACAATATACTATGTGCTTTATCAAACAATTAAAATGCTTTTGGTTTTTTTCGCCAATTTCAAATATCCTCTTAAAATTATTcatccgtatatatatatatttggaatTCTTTTTGGTAATTTCCAAAACgccaaaatttagaaaatgaaaTTATGAGTTTCTTCAACAAGACTTTTCGGTCAATTCTAGGTCTCTCCAACTCGGAGAACCAACCGACCTCCGGTCGCCGGTGTCCTCCCTCCCCCGGCGGATTATCCTTGATATCCACAACCGCCGGCATTGCTTCGCCGGCCACCGTTCTAGAGTCCGTCGCCCTTAAACCTACGCCCTCCGCCGGAAAGAAAATCACCGTCTGTACTGACGACATGCATGACTCCATCGCCGGCTGTTTTAGACTGGTTGACTCGGCGGGAGACATCAGAGCCCGTTTGGACCGGTACTCGACGCTGACGGAATGCGTAGGGTTTGAGAGTTGTGATCTGACGTCGGCGCAGGTTTCGTTGGTGCCGTTAACGGCCGGAGCGAGGAAGAGAGAGACAATGCGGAGAGAAGAAGTGACGGTAGGAgggaaaaatgaaagagaaatcTTGCCGCCTGTGATGTCGAGTTTGAACGAAACCGGACGGCCGAGGTTTAATCTGGAGAAGGCGAGGAAGGATGGGCGGTTACTGATTTACAAGGTTCGAAATGATCGTCCAGAGATCGTACGGACTGTTTTCCCGGAAGAAGATCGAATTAAAATTCGACTCATCGATTTTTGATcgaggagaagaaggaggaggaggacgaggTTATGCGAGTGATCGAAACGAATAGCATTGGCCAatataaattcattttttgtatGGACTTAAAAGTTAGGAAAAAGTCTTCGAAGAACGAACataatttcaaaacacaattgTCTCCGAAATCATTGTGTTTaaagttgtgttttaaaattgggCACATAGAATCGCTcgttagttagagagagaaacaaagggtTGTTAGTGAATACTTTTGTAATTTAGGCTGTACAGAAAAATTCGTGCAATGGAATTTTGCTTACAGAGAGTCTgctcttcttattcttcttgttttgagtttttgaaaattgaaatgttcGATTTGGATCAGTTCGTGAGAGGTTTGGTGGAGAGGAGAAAGGGGGGGTGATCCGGTGGCGGAGTTGTGATGTCTAGCAGCGGAGCAGTCAATGTGGATGCGATCAGATCAAGATCCAAGAGAGAGAacgaggaggagagagagagaggtaacgGATGATGAAGCTTCCCGCCACTTCTTTGAACTGAAAACGGAAGAttataattgagaaaaaaaaaaaaaacactagaaACAGAGGATTGAGATTTCATCTAGAGAAGATAAATAGATAATACAAAACCCAAACAGACTCATTAGTGTTTTGAAGCCCAAAGGGCCGAAAACAAGCCCAAATCTTGTTTGGGCCGAATTTTTTACTAGGCCGAAATAAATTACTTTAGCAAGCACGTGGGCTGATTTCCTCTATTATTTAAACGGACTAAAATTCAGTAAAGATACGGGTATTAATTACCAATTAAAGTACCATTTAGCGAAACCTTTAGAGGcccaaaaacaaacataaactTGTCTAAAGTCGTTAAGCTatagaaaaacattttaagaaaaACTCAAtataccttcttcttttttttaatcttgtttaGCAAGCAGTGGTAGgagtagtagtagtttttttttgttttttgtaattttttggggTGGGACAACCAATAATGAGAAAGATGACACTAATTGAAATTAaagtaaaaagaagattttgtaACAAGCAAAATAATAATTGGTCTCCCCCCCCAACCAATAATGAGAGAGATGACACTAATTGAAATTAAAGTAGAAAGAAGATATTGTAACAAGCAAAATAATAATTGGGGACAAAAAAATGGCCAAGCAAATTATAGCGTTGCTATTTTTTGTGGGCAAGCTTTTAGTATGAAAAAACAACTTTTCTTTTGCTATTTATACCCGGGCAAACTTTCATATTCTCGATTTAATAATGATGATAAAGTCAAAATGACAAAGACTAGCCTCGGAACTTTGAAGTTAACAATCATGCAAGCCTCTAGTGTCccttacgatttttttttttgttggcggTGAAATATGATTTTCTtagcaataaacaaaaaaactagCAAACCAAATAAACTGGAAAGACATaatagaaactcaaaaaaaaactagcatatCAATTGTTGAATTCGAGGTTTtagtggcggagccagaaaTCCCGCTCAGAGGGGGCACCATTTCACaacaaacttaaaaaaattcacagtaAAATTTAACGAAGAAATACTGAGCACAAGAATTTAAGTATTCTTTAATAGACACAATAGCCTGAAGCCTAATGTATTCaaaagattataaaaaaaaaaaaaaatactagcaaTTTGCTATTTGTCTTTCTAAAACAAGCATTTAATTCTTGAAGTGGTCCATCGATTTGGTTGAAAATAAGTGAAAACAAAGTAAACAATAAGGCTCATACCCAAAATTTCCAATTTCTCTAACATTTTTTAAGTAGGTGTAGAGGATAAGATTCCAAAGGGGTACGTGACTCCCCTGGTCACATGTTGGCTCCGCCCCTCGAGGGTAATGACTTCACCTTGTCTGACAATACGACTTATTTTACAACCTACTACAGTTACATGGCAGTCAGAGAGTATCAAAATTGGGGACGACGACGTACGCAGTTGACAATGAACGAGATGTTAGTTGCTTCATGGGTTCGGAACAATACCATGTCAGCCGTCTTTCCAATAAAAGAAGGGAAGGATTTATTAAGAAGATAAAATCACTCTGTATCCACAAGAATTTACAGATTCGCCTAGGAGAGAGATGACAAAGTTGAAAAACCAGCCAGAAAACAAATAGAAGTGTATCAATTGCAGGAAAAGGAAGCAGGCCAAACATATGCTGCTCTTTGACAACAAGTAAAACTAAAAGGAGAAAAACGTTCAATTGCGCGCCTATCTACCTCTGTCTGTTTTCCATATACCCTTTGTTGAGGAAGagtttgttatttttacaattCTTTGTTTACGTTGCTTCGGCTTCCTATCGACATACTGTTCGACACCGCTTTCTGTCTTGGTTATGTCCACTTTCACGATGTGATGATCGGATGTCCCTTTGGAAGAAAAAACCGAGTACGAACCAGGAACAAACTTGTATGGCGAATCCGATGATGCCAATATGTAATCGACCCTTGTTCCGTACTTGCACGTCCCCTGCACACCTGCATTTGAAAAGCGAAAACTACTGTCAAACGTGTTTTTCGTTTCCAATTTTCGGTTTCTTGAATGCAAAATCAGAAAAGTGAAGCCTAACtcgaacaaaaaaattaaaggaaGTTTCGTACTTTGGCCTTTGGCAATCATGACAACTGATTCACATTCCCCTGCAAAGTCTTTAGCATCCGTATATTGTTTGCTCTTCAAAAATCTCATCACCTCTGCCTTTGGTGTGGGCTTTCCCATTTCTTCATAATACTGGAACAGATACATCAACGTCACAGGTTTTCTAAAGAACAGCTAGTTGACGTGAAGTTTTCAGAAATGTTAATGGGGATGAGGAACCAACCTTTACAATGTCTGTCCATCTTTCGGGTGAGTAATCTGTCTCATCAAAAGAATTGAGACCTCCGGCTAAAATATGTGGGCCATCATTAGACTCAATTATCGCATTAATCTGCTTCATTCGCCAATTTTCGTCTAGGTGATCGAGGAGGGTGCTTTGGAAATTCACTTCTCCTACCCGTGGAATATCTATCGTGGCCCTCAGGACGTTCCTGCATCCAATGTTAAAGCACAAAGGAGTTAAAAAAATGGTAAGAAGAATAAACCAGGGAGATCCTATATGATTTTGTAAGTTTTTGGTCATGACTTGTCTAGCAGTACTACTTCGCATGACTAGAAAACTACCCACATTGTTTTTATTTGTATGGGGCTTGGTGTTGAACACCAGAATTTGTGTCAAaatctggtcttttttttttttttggcattctcAAGAGGGCATTTCAGACTTGCTCACTAGCTGTCACATGACTAAAAAACTACCTAGattgtttgtttttgtatgGGGCTTAGTGTTGAACACCAGAATTTGCATCCaaatctatttcttttttcttttctggggGAGTTCTCAAGAGGGCATTTCAGACTTGCTCACTAGCTGTATTGCATGGAGGGGAGGGAGGGATAAAAAGGGATAATAAAAACAGAATTTGATCTGAGTAATAACACAcctttcaaaataataatattgaTAATGTTTGCTAGAAAGTTTATAGGAGGGTTTGCTCGGTCATTAACTTCAGCGCTtcgaaattagttgaggtgtgcgcaagctggcatggacatccggttataaaaaataaaagatgtaCAGAGGCATATAATAATTGATCTAAACTAGCGGTGAGAGTCGAAGTTGCATGATAAACTTAACTCATATTTTACTAAAGATTGAAACTACTTCAGATTAGATTAAAGATTCTAAATTTTCTTGGTAAGAGAATCAATATTAGTTGTTTATGAATATATGTAGGTAAAATGGGAATTGTGTTGACTTTAAGCATGATAAATTTAACTCAAAGGCAGTAATTTTCTCTGCACGTATCCGCTTAAGAAGGGGTTTGTGTTGACTTAGAGATATTCCTGAGGAATCTTAGGTAACTGAGGAGTCCATGAATTGACATTGGACacattttgataatcaaaacttgtgGGTAAAATAGCAAAGTTAGTTGCAGAAGATATATCCCACTAGACCTCTTGTAACGTGCCACAAGAAATTGGAACAAGCCATTTGTTAATAAGAGAATTTGCAAACCACTAAGCAATGTCCCGGGAGCTTTTTAACTAGCGGTGAGAGTTGAACTTGAGAGTCTCAAGGGGTAAGCTTATTATTCACTATCATGCTCCCACGTATGGTCCCACTCGACTAACCTCGTGAAACAAAAACAGTTTCAGTATTTGGTTACATACGATATAGTAAGCTTAAATTACACCCAACGTAAGatttggaaaaaattcaaaaggaaCATTTTTCAACATTTGGTGGAGTAGTTGAACATACTGGCTATAGATCGTTAGAGCTTATAACAACGCCATCGACTATCTGGTGATTCTTTGACAGTAATCTTACATTAATAGGGAAATCTTTTTGATCAAGTACAGAAGAACACTGAATGTGATAGAAAATATCGAAGAAGTAGGTGAAATTTTGAGTGATCTATACAGCTGTGTATTGCAATACATCTCCACAGGACCACTCTGGTGGGAGGATAATTAGTACTACCTTTTTTCCTATATACTATATAAAACCAGACAGGCTGTAGAAGCCAAATCAGAAATGGGTTGCGAAAAAGTATTTTGGGTGAGAACTGAGAACAGTAGCTGGGGTGCTAAATTGCTAGTGCcacggcagcagcagcagctaatTCCACTGACGATTGGCATGGCAACATGGCCACGGATATTCAATGGGAATGGTAGGTGTGAGGTCGCATATTCGAATTTCACAGAggttaaatatttcaaactttagaGTCTATGGAGGGTTATCCCGGTTGTTAACTTCCGAAATTAACGAGCTGTACATAAGCTGATACAAACATCTgattataaaagaaaagaatcaagaATGTAAGCCCTTAAATTCCAAGCAATAGCATAAATTACTCAGGTGCAACTTGATTTGGGCAATAAATGACGGTGTGATAATTCGGTTGAAGAAAGTACTTGGGTGGGAATAGTATCGTGCTGAATTGCTATTGCCAAAGAAGTACCGGCAGGTACACAAAAGGCTCATAATTGCCATGAAAGACCAAATTTTTACTcagactttcatgtttattttgtCAACGGACAAGATGGTAAAAGTAAAACAGACcaagcaaaattttttttttttttgggatccgcAGACCAAGCAATATCACAAAGGAAATTTCACTCTCTTTCTGTGTCCACTTTTCAGATTATTTTCGAAAAATTTCAGTCCTAAGAAATGAAATGACAAAACCCCCAAACCTTCATAACGGGATATTTCCTTTTCTACTTTTATGGGTTTAAGACGACCCTGAGACAAATGAAAACGAAACGAATATTGGGTATTTTGAAGTTACAAACCAGAACAAAATTAGAGAACGACAGAGAAAAATCGAACACGCATGAGCTGACCCGGACACTCCTGACAGCCATGCCAAAAGAGAAATGAGAtgggaaagaaagaagaaccTGAAATCGGAGTCATCGAAAATCTTCTGAACTTTCCACTTCTTGATCGGCCACTTGGACAGAATAGCATTCCCATATTCAGGAGCCCAGCTCTCAGCAAAAACGTAATTCATCCCCAAGGCAGAAGCCAAATCAGACAAGGGCTTCATACCCATCTCTTCCTCTGCTTTCACATCTTGCAACCCCAATATATCCGCATCCAATTCCCTCAGCACTTCCACAACCGTTCTACTGCTCTGGTACTTCTTTTCCTCCTCGTTTTCCATTCTCAACGGCAAGCTCGACGCTGATCTCACTGGAGTCTTCCCTCTCAAAATTCTACTCTTATTTACACTCGAAGAAGTAGAAGCAGCAGCAGTACCaccttctttctctttttcacctTCATCAAACCTGATTCTCCCGCTTCGACTCAGCGATATCTCGTTATCTGGCAGATTGATCGAAACCCGTAATCTCGATTTCGCGAATTTCTCCTGGGTAGGGAGGTTTTCCGAGCCCGAACCATTTGTCGAACTGGGATGCAAGGGAGATTGCTTCAGAATGCTCTTCGGCCGGTCGATTGCTGACTTGGATCGTAAAGTGAAACCAAGTTGTTGTCGTTGCCTTGATTGCGTATTGTCGTCGTTGACAGCGGCCATGGAAAACAGGGCAGCATTGAACGTGGCTACGCGGATGGGTTTTTGTGAGTTGGGAGAGATTGATGGGCCGTTTGGATGAACTGTTGCCGACCCATTTGGGATTGGGTCTAGATTGGATTTGGAGCTGGATTTTCCGTACTTTTTGACGACGACTTTGGGCTTGGAggagcggcggcggcggagcgGCCACCGCCGCCGGAGCCTGGTGCAGAGGCGCTTCAGGTTCTTGTTGAAGATTTTGAGCATTGCAGCTTGAGAGAAAAGTTTGGTCTCtgcttgttttctgttttggaaTCGAAAATTTGTTAGGAGTGATGAAAATGGATTAGTTTGAGGAGGAGTTTGGTTTCTCGTAGTCTCGTAGAGAGGTGAAGAAGGGAGGAGTCTTCTAGGAAATGGGTTTGTGACACTTGGCAGGTCATGAGGGCACTCCATGAACGAGAAAATTTATTTGATGATCTTGGAGCACGTTACATCTTAAAATCCTTATTCACCACAGATTTTTGCATACCCATTACTAATAAATGTatgtatcccaaaaaaaattgtggtaGATAAGAGTGTCGGGGTATCGCTATCAAATAACATGAGTAGTTATTCACTTGTTTTAGGAAACGATTATTTGgcgtgttttttttctttaatattgcATACATCAGTGGGTATAGCGGGAAAATAATCATTCTATAACTATAAATACTTACAAAAATTTACTCACATTCATATTGGAGCCCACATACACTACACCTCCAATGTATATAGGCCctaccaaaaaatataaatgtgTGTAATTGAATAATAATTGAGCGAAAAATTAGTGTGTTAACAACCAATAGAGTTCGATGTCTCTCTATAGACTCAAACCCCAAATGCAATGGAAGATGCACCACTAGAAGCACACATTCAAGTGAGGCACATGCACCCCGAGCACCCAATAATTTTGCTTTAATTAGGCTTTTTCCCGTTTGACAGGGGATCATTTCACCatatcttcttctcctctccctGTAGACAAATGTGGGTAGAGCACATAGTTGTTAAAAATCTACGATATACGATAGATATCTCATTATATatcattttttataaaaattctaTAATTTATACGCGTATCCTAATTCTGTATGTATCCTACGATTATTTATTCGAAAAAAATCGAACCTTATCTCAAGAAGCATAACCTCAAATGCATTAATTTAAACTGTTTAATCTAATTATGGCTTCTTTCAAACTCtttgatagaaattcaacctcaatgtaggtcttgtataaaaaaaaagaatcatacTTCAATTGTATATCATACTtcgattgtatttttttttacttttcttttcctaacaaaGGGAACATAGCTTTAACGTAATAGGCCCTAGTTGAGAGACTTAGAATTTTGCATcttaaattcttttttaaatgtaagTATAGTTTATTGGTGTTATTATGTGTATATGCTTCTTAATTATATTGTAATTATGCTTAACGTCGTTGaaacataaactaaatttagtattttgacaaaattcCAATTGATAAAACTCAAATATGATAGATATTATCGAAAAAGATATAAACATCTAATTTTTAGAAACTCTAGAATATTTAGCTCTAGAAGTTCTagaatatccttgtgaaatatctagagttttttttgcGAGGATTAGTCTTgtgtgtaattctagaattacttGTCTTCCATGGAATAATACAAATAGAGATGAGTTCTAACCATTTtataccaagccaaaaaaagtttgagttcgAATGCAATACAAATACTCTCATTCCCCGCtcttgtctttagtattctctatttttcaaaaatattgtccaaCTACACAATAGAAACTTCTACTCTTCTAGcaaagtttgagttcaagtgcaATACAAATACTCTCATTCCCCACTCTTGTCTTTATtctctatctttcaaaaatattgtccaaCTACACAATAGAAACTTCTACTCTTCTAGGAAACGTATTTCAAGATATACGATACGTATCTCAAAACGAACTATACAAGTGAAAAAATGATACACGATACATATCCtgatttgaaaatattattagaGAGAACAAAATAGAAGTAAATTGCATTGTTGTCCATATAGTTTAAGGAAGAATTCACTGTTGGCATTGCATTTTCTATTTCATCAATCCAAGTATTGGTTTTTCATAGCGACATAGCCGAGCAAAAGTAGAATGCAGGTTCTAAGTACCACTAATGCAATTTCTCATGGCAGAGTTTTTGTCAAAAGCAAAACATTACTTCTAAAAATATCCTGTCATTTGAGTTGCACATGTTTTATTTGAAATACTAACAGAAAATGACCAAGACATTACATAAATGAAATGCAAAGCATAATATAGCGGGACAAAGAAAAAGCAAATGCCACTTTGGGAAGAAGCCAATAAAGCCAACCCTGAGCCTTTAGTTGGCGGGAAAACCAGGTTGGCTAATTTTTGGCGGGACAGCCAGGCTTATTTCTTTGTCCGAATAGCCCCTAAGAAACAATAATGTAATTTAGCCACACAGAGACAGCGATGGAGATGAAGATAGAGATGGGGTAGGAGTTTATTGGACAGTAGAtaaatgttgttttgaacttttgatTAGATAAATCTTCCATAACAAATctaaataaacaagaaaacccAACCACTCCCGTGCAACTAGGATTCTTTGCTTGGAACTCCAAGTCACCCCAAATCCGGCGTACCCAACTCCAACATGCTCCCCTTCTATTTTTTCCCAACGGTCTTAAGGCTAACTTACGCTTATCTTAACTAATCCACTCACCTGTTCTGTTAAAGGCAGGCCAACCACACGACCCAAACCCACGAAACAAACCCTGATCAATAGCGTGGAAAGCAAAACCGCCAACAAACCGGACTAACACTCGGGACAGCTAATATGGTTCCTTAGGTGGAGCCCACAATATGCTTGGATGATGAGTTGGTGTGGGCCTTCGTATCAATTACTGTATCTCTTGGCCCAATTATGGGTCAAATAATAATTGCTAGTAGTACGGTTTagtttgtttgtcttttttttttcccttaagaAGAAAAATAGGTTGAAGGAAAGACCCCTCTGTCTATTTGTTTATCATTTCTCATTGCAGTTAACTTTGCATTTGCGTCACgatccttgattttttttatttgatgatCAGTACGTAATTGATACTTATAATTTAATTGGGTCTAGATCCCAAGTTGAATGGGCCCAGCAAGGTCATGCTTAGCTCAACATCATAATTAAATTGAGTAAATGCCCCTATATTAAATTTATTAATCATTTACTTAGCATCACGTCCAACAACTCATATTTTTCAAGTCAAGTGTTCCACTAAGagtctttaaaaaataaatataaaaaataaatattccttatttataatttttaggtttaaaaatatttggaatactgaaatttaaaaatatacaatattgattttgtttaataaatttcgatgagatcttttaaacgatacaaaaaaaaatcaatttttttttcataaatccattatttttaaacttgaaaattgcaaatagatacttatatatttttaagaaagcttttgcattctctttttttatttatctttgtgATCCGCACTCTGCATTCTCGAAATGGAACTGCACCATGCTGCTTGCTCGTTATGTGTCACTTAAATATTTAAATGATCATTCATTGTAACGGTTTTTGAATATATACAATGGCCATATGAAAACTTAACTTCTCTCAGTCAGACAATGGACATACGAAAACTTAACTTCCCAGTTATAACTATTGTTTAAGAATAATAAATGACGTAATAATTTTTCTGTAAAATAAAAGTATTCCGTTAAAGTGGTTTCAGCGCCCGGCAACATGATCAAATTTATATAACGTGAATCATTCTAGGCCTGGAATACCAAcgctcaaaaaattaagaactcAACAAGGGATCTACGCGGAGGCAAGATCCTCTGTGCCGAAAACCCTGTACCGATGGATTTTTCAGCCGTTAgatttaaaacaaaacaaaaaaatcacataaGCTAACGGTAAGAAAATCATTTGGCATAAAAGCATAAGAGTTTTCGGGACAAAAGGAATCTAGGCGAGGCCGTAATCAACAAGATGCACGTTGCCGACGGGACCAGACAGAAAGCTGCGTccttaagaaggaaaaaaacatcaTTGAACGATGAAAACTACCGAAAGGGAGGTGAGCTTTTTTCTAACACCCTTGCTTAACTATTATATTCTTTTTAaccctttttttaataaaatatatttttcttgatgAAATGCCATGAAGCATGACGAATCCATGCAACAGAACTGTCCTTGCAAAatactataaaataaaatctactccTAGCTGGACAAACGAAAACTCAACTTCTCAGTTATACACTAGTATTGTTTAAGAATAATAAATGACGTAATAATTTTTCTGTAAAATAAAAGTATTCCGTTAAAGTGGTTTCGAGCGCCCGGCAATCGAATTTATATAACGTGAATTTCTTATTCTTCTAGGCCTAGAATACCAAcgctaaaaaaattaagaactcAAGAAGGGATCTAGGCAGAGGCAGGATCCTCTTGCCGAAAACCCCTGTACCGAGAGGTTTTTCGGCCGTTAGatttaaaacattaaaaaaaaatcacataaacGAACGGCCAAAAAATCATTTGGCACAAAGGCACAAGAATTTTCAGGACAAAGAAGATCAAAAGGGATCTAGGCGAGGCCGTAATCAACAAGAAGCATGTTGCAGACCGGACCAGATAGAAAGCTGCGTGtccttaaaaaggaaaaaaacatcaTTGAACGATGAAAACTACCGAAGAGGAGGTGAGCATTTTTCTAATACCCTTGCTTAACTATTACTATATT
The sequence above is a segment of the Rhododendron vialii isolate Sample 1 chromosome 13a, ASM3025357v1 genome. Coding sequences within it:
- the LOC131313589 gene encoding uncharacterized protein LOC131313589; protein product: MECPHDLPSVTNPFPRRLLPSSPLYETTRNQTPPQTNPFSSLLTNFRFQNRKQAETKLFSQAAMLKIFNKNLKRLCTRLRRRWPLRRRRSSKPKVVVKKYGKSSSKSNLDPIPNGSATVHPNGPSISPNSQKPIRVATFNAALFSMAAVNDDNTQSRQRQQLGFTLRSKSAIDRPKSILKQSPLHPSSTNGSGSENLPTQEKFAKSRLRVSINLPDNEISLSRSGRIRFDEGEKEKEGGTAAASTSSSVNKSRILRGKTPVRSASSLPLRMENEEEKKYQSSRTVVEVLRELDADILGLQDVKAEEEMGMKPLSDLASALGMNYVFAESWAPEYGNAILSKWPIKKWKVQKIFDDSDFRNVLRATIDIPRVGEVNFQSTLLDHLDENWRMKQINAIIESNDGPHILAGGLNSFDETDYSPERWTDIVKYYEEMGKPTPKAEVMRFLKSKQYTDAKDFAGECESVVMIAKGQSVQGTCKYGTRVDYILASSDSPYKFVPGSYSVFSSKGTSDHHIVKVDITKTESGVEQYVDRKPKQRKQRIVKITNSSSTKGIWKTDRGR